One segment of Panicum virgatum strain AP13 chromosome 3K, P.virgatum_v5, whole genome shotgun sequence DNA contains the following:
- the LOC120698559 gene encoding fructose-1,6-bisphosphatase, cytosolic-like, whose translation MDHAAEAQRTDLMTITRHVLNEQGRHPESRGDFTILLSHIVLGCKFVASAVNKAGLAKLVGLAGETNVQGEEQKKLDVLSNEVFVKALVSSGRTCVLVSEENEEAIFVDPQLRGKYCVCFDPLDGSSNIDCGVSIGTIFGIYMIKDKDNVTLGDVLQPGTNMLAAGYCMYGSSCTLVLSTGNGVNGFTLDPSLGEFILTHPNIKIPKKGKIYSVNEGNAKNWDVPTAKYVEKCKFPQDGSSPKSLRYIGSMVADVHRTLLYGGIFLYPADQKSPNGKLRVLYEVFPMSFLMEQAGGQAFTGKQRALELAPTKLHDRSPIFLGSYDEVEEIKALYASESSAV comes from the exons ATGGAccacgcggcggaggcgcagcGGACGGACCTGATGACGATCACGCGGCACGTGCTCAACGAGCAGGGCCGCCACCCGGAGTCCCGCGGCGACTTCACCATCCTCCTCTCCCACATCGTCCTCGGCTGCAAATTCGTCGCCTCCGCCGTCAACAAGGCCGGGCTCGCCAAGCTCGTCGGCCTCGCCGGGGAGACCAACGTCCAG GGTGAGGAGCAGAAGAAGCTGGATGTGCTGTCCAACGAGGTCTTTGTCAAGGCGCTCGTCAGCAGCGGCCGCACC TGCGTTCTTGTGTCTGAAGAGAACGAGGAGGCCATTTTCGTCGACCCGCAACTCCGTGGGAA GTACTGCGTTTGTTTCGATCCGCTGGATGGCTCCTCAAACATCGACTGTGGTGTCTCCATCGGAACA ATCTTCGGGATTTACATGATCAAAGATAAGGATAATGTGACTTTGGGTGATGTTCTGCAACCTGGAACAAACATGCTTGCTGCTGGCTACTGCATGTACGGGAGTTCCTGCACG CTTGTGTTGAGCACGGGGAATGGAGTCAATGGTTTCACTCTTGATCCTTCCCTTGGGGAGTTCATTTTGACTCATCCGAACATCAAG ATACCCAAGAAAGGGAAGATCTATTCTGTCAATGAAGGGAATGCCAAAAACTGGGATGTACCTACAGCAAA GTATGTGGAGAAATGCAAGTTTCCCCAGGATGGTTCATCGCCTAAATCATTGAGATATATTGGAAG CATGGTTGCTGATGTCCACCGTACCTTGCTATATGGAGGCATATTTTTGTACCCAGCGGACCAAAAGAGTCCAAACGGAAAACTCCG TGTTCTGTATGAAGTCTTCCCAATGTCATTCCTTATGGAACAAGCTGGAGGTCAGGCTTTCACAGGAAAACAGCGG GCCCTTGAACTTGCTCCTACTAAGCTTCATGACAGATCCCCAATATTCCTGGGGAGCTATGATGAGGTTGAGGAGATCAAAGCATTGTACGCTTCAGAATCAAGCGCCGTTTGA
- the LOC120698560 gene encoding soluble inorganic pyrophosphatase-like, producing MSQENGATNGHPAEEQQDVVMEVEPKRRAPRLNERILSSLSRRSVAAHPWHDLEIGPEAPAVFNVVVEITKGSKVKYELDKKTGLIKVDRVLYSSVVYPHNYGFIPRSLCEDNDPMDVLVLMQEPVLPGTFLRARAIGLMPMIDQGEKDDKIIAVCADDPEYRHYNDISELSPHRLQEIRRFFEDYKKNENKEVAVNEFLPAEAAREAIQYSMDLYGQYIMQTLRR from the exons ATGAGCCAGGAGAACGGAGCCACCAACGGGCACCCCGCCGAGGAGCAGCAGGACGTCGTGATGGAGGTGGAGCCGAAGCGCCGGGCGCCGCGGCTCAACGAGCGGATCCTCTCCTCGCTGTCGCGGAGGTCCGTCGCCGCGCACCCCTGGCACGACCTCGAGATCG GTCCCGAAGCTCCGGCGGTCTTCAACGTG GTCGTGGAGATCACCAAGGGGAGCAAGGTCAAGTACGAGCTGGACAAGAAGACGGGGCTCATCAAGGTGGACCGGGTCCTCTACTCCTCCGTCGTGTACCCGCACAACTACGGCTTCATCCCCCGCTCGCTCTGCGAGGACAACGACCCCATGGACGTCCTCGTCCTCATGCAG GAACCCGTCCTTCCCGGCACCTTCCTCCGGGCCAGGGCGATCGGCCTCATGCCTATGATAGATCAG GGCGAGAAGGACGACAAGATCATAGCCGTCTGCGCCGACGATCCCGAGTACCGCCACTACAACGATATCAGCGAGCTATCCCCTCACCGCCTCCAGGAGATTCGGCGCTTCTTCGAAGACT ACAAGAAGAACGAGAACAAGGAGGTCGCCGTCAACGAGTTCCTCcccgctgaagctgcccgcgaAGCCATCCAGTACTCCAT GGATCTGTACGGGCAGTACATTATGCAGACCTTGAGGCGGTAG
- the LOC120698562 gene encoding sm-like protein LSM3B, with amino-acid sequence MAAEEDMTVKEPLDLIRLSLDERIYVKLRSERELRGKLHAYDQHLNMILGDVEETVTTVEIDDETYEEIVRTSKRTIPFLFVRGDGVILVSPPLRTV; translated from the exons atggcggcggaggaggacatGACGGTGAAGGAGCCGTTGGATCTGATACGGCTCAGCCTCGACGAGCGCATCTACGTCAAGCTCCGCTCCGAGCGCGAGCTCCGCGGCAAGCTCCAT GCATATGATCAGCATCTCAATATGATACTTGGAGATGTTGAAGAGACAGTGACTACTGTAGAAATTGATGATGAGACTTATGAGGAGATCGTTCGC ACGAGCAAACGCACTATCCCCTTCCTTTTTGTCCGAGGAGATGGTGTGATACTGGTTTCTCCGCCCTTGCGGACCGTTTGA
- the LOC120698564 gene encoding tubby-like F-box protein 8, giving the protein MSFRSIVRDVRDGFGSLSRRSFEVTIAGLSGLTGHHRGKSQSTVHELRDTDLIIQESHWANLPPELLRDVIRRLESSERTWPNRKNVVSCAAVCRAWREMCREIVLSPEFCGKLTFPVSLKQPGHRDGMIQCFIKRDKSKSTYHLYLCLSTAVLTENGKFLLSAKRNRKTTCTEYVISMDADNISRSSSTYIGKIRSNFVGTKFMIYDTQPPYNGAIVPHAGRTSRRFNSKKVSPKVPTGSYNIAQVTYELNVLGTRGPRRMHCVMHSIPASAVEPGGIVPGQPEQILPRALEESFRSTTSFSKSSIMDRSMDFSSSRDFSSVRDFSSARFSDIAGGARVGDEEGQNKERSLVLRNKAPRWHEQLQCWCLNFRGRVTIASVKNFQLIAASSQPPAAGAPTPSQPAPPDQDKVILQFGKVAKDMFTMDYRYPLSAFQAFAICLSSFDTKLACE; this is encoded by the exons ATGTCGTTTCGCAGCATTGTTCGTGATGTTCGGGACGGTTTTGGTAGCCTGTCGAGGCGGAGCTTTGAGGTGACCATAGCTGGCCTTTCCGGACTCACCGGGCATCACAGGGGCAAATCTCAGAGCACGGTGCATGAGCTCCGTGATACAGATCTCATAATCCAGGAGAGCCATTGGGCTAATCTCCCTCCCGAGCTCCTCCGGGATGTGATCCGGAGGCTGGAATCCAGTGAGAGAACCTGGCCAAATCGCAAGAATGTTGTATCCTGCGCTGCTGTTTGTCGGGCATGGAGGGAGATGTGCCGGGAGATCGTGCTCAGCCCGGAGTTCTGTGGGAAGCTTACCTTCCCAGTTTCTTTAAAGCAG CCCGGTCATCGAGATGGAATGATTCAATGTTTCATAAAGCGAGATAAATCAAAGTCTACATATCATCTATACTTGTGCCTGAGCACTG CTGTACTTACGGAGAATGGCAAGTTCCTCTTATCAGCTAAAAGGAACCGCAAAACAACCTGCACAGAGTATGTTATCTCGATGGATGCTGACAACATCTCGAGATCGAGCAGCACATATATTGGAAAAATTAG GTCCAACTTCGTAGGCACAAAATTTATGATCTATGACACACAGCCCCCTTATAATGGGGCTATTGTCCCTCACGCTGGACGGACCAGCCGGAGATTCAACTCCAAGAAAGTCTCCCCTAAGGTGCCAACTGGTAGCTACAACATAGCTCAGGTGACGTACGAGCTAAATGTCCTTGGCACAAGGGGCCCTAGGCGGATGCACTGTGTCATGCACTCCATACCTGCCTCTGCAGTTGAGCCTGGCGGCATAGTCCCTGGACAGCCCGAGCAGATTCTGCCTCGAGCATTAGAGGAGTCTTTTCGCAGCACCACCTCTTTCTCCAAGTCATCCATCATGGACCGGTCCATGGATTTCAGCAGCTCCCGCGACTTCAGCAGTGTCCGTGACTTCAGCAGCGCCCGCTTTTCCGACATTGCCGGAGGTGCCAGAGTTGGAGATGAAGAGGGACAAAATAAGGAGAGGTCGCTTGTGCTTCGCAACAAGGCGCCCAGGTGGCATGAACAGCTGCAATGCTGGTGCCTTAACTTCCGCGGCCGTGTAACCATTGCCTCGGTGAAGAATTTCCAGCTGATCGCCGCATCAAGCCAGCCCCCAGCTGCTGGGGCTCCAACCCCATCGCAACCTGCTCCACCGGACCAGGACAAGGTCATCCTGCAGTTTGGTAAGGTGGCGAAAGATATGTTCACCATGGACTACCGCTACCCGCTCTCAGCCTTCCAGGCTTTCGCAATCTGTTTGAGTAGCTTCGACACCAAATTAGCCTGTGAGTAG